Within Bacteroidota bacterium, the genomic segment GTTGCTTCTTCGGCAGCAGTATCACCAGCTCCAACAATTGCTACATCCTGTCCTTTAAAAAAGAACCCATCACATACAGCACATGCTGAAACTCCAAATCCATTAAGTCTTTGTTCTGATTCCAAGCCAAGCCATTTGGCTGAAGCTCCTGTAGAAATTATAACTGTGTCGGCAAGTACAGTTTTATTTTCGTCAATGGTTATTTTGTATGGTGCTTTTATAAAATCAACTTCTGTAACCAAGCCCCAACGAATATCTGTTCCAAATCTTTCAGCTTGTTTTTTAAAGTCCTCCATCATTTCAGGACCTTGAGTCCCATCAGGGTATCCAGGATAATTTTCTACTTCAGTGGTAATGGTAAGTTGTCCTCCAGGTTGTAAGCCTTGATACATAACTGGTTTCATATCTGCTCTTGCTGCATATATAGCTGCAGTATACCCAGCGGGTCCGGAACCTATTATTAGGCATTTGATTCTTTCTAATTCTTCTGTCATTTTTTCTTAATAATATTTGGAATAGCACATTTAAAACTGAG encodes:
- the trxB gene encoding thioredoxin-disulfide reductase, whose amino-acid sequence is MTEELERIKCLIIGSGPAGYTAAIYAARADMKPVMYQGLQPGGQLTITTEVENYPGYPDGTQGPEMMEDFKKQAERFGTDIRWGLVTEVDFIKAPYKITIDENKTVLADTVIISTGASAKWLGLESEQRLNGFGVSACAVCDGFFFKGQDVAIVGAGDTAAEEATYLAKLCKKVYMIVRRDEFRASKAMQYRVLNTPNIEILYNFDTKEILGDKGVDGVLITNNVTGEDKRLDVTGFFVAIGHTPNTEIFKDWLDMDSTGYLIVTPGSTKTKVPGVFASGDAADKIYRQAVTAAGTGCMAALDAERYLADLGLH